One Dokdonia sp. Dokd-P16 genomic window carries:
- the secY gene encoding preprotein translocase subunit SecY, whose protein sequence is MKFIDTIKNIWKIDELRNRILLTLTLLLVYRFGAQVVLPGIDASQLGGLQDSTDQGLLGLLAAFTGGAFSNASVFALGIMPYISASIVVQLMGIAIPYLQKLQKEGESGRRKINQITRWLTIAICLLQAPGYLAALPALGVPSSAFVMGLTPTFYISSVFILVTGCVFAMWLGEKITDKGIGNGISLLIMVGIIATMPISFVQEWVARVNESNGGLIMILIELVIWFVIILLCILLVMAVRQVPVSYARRTATGAYEKNVFGSRQFLPLKLNASGVMPIIFAQAIMFVPGLIGGASFLADTTAGTWLQTNFGNNIFGFWYNLVFALLIIVFTYFYTAITVPTNKMADDLKRSGGFIAGIRPGSETAEYLDRIMSQITLPGSVFLALIAIFPAVAVNVLGMQQGWALFYGGTSLLIMVGVAIDTMQQVNSYLLNKHYDGLMKSGKNRKAVA, encoded by the coding sequence ATGAAATTTATAGATACAATAAAGAATATCTGGAAGATTGATGAGCTAAGGAATAGAATACTCCTTACGCTCACACTTCTCCTCGTATATCGTTTTGGTGCTCAAGTAGTACTTCCTGGTATAGATGCTTCACAACTTGGGGGTCTTCAGGATAGTACGGATCAAGGTTTGTTAGGTCTTCTAGCTGCATTTACAGGTGGTGCATTTTCTAATGCATCAGTTTTTGCGTTGGGGATTATGCCATATATATCTGCTTCTATTGTAGTGCAGTTAATGGGAATAGCAATACCTTATCTGCAGAAGCTACAAAAGGAGGGTGAAAGTGGACGACGAAAAATCAACCAAATAACTAGATGGTTAACTATTGCAATCTGTTTATTACAGGCACCAGGATATCTTGCTGCGTTACCTGCATTAGGAGTTCCTTCTAGCGCTTTTGTTATGGGTTTAACACCTACATTCTATATATCATCTGTATTTATTTTAGTTACAGGTTGTGTTTTTGCTATGTGGTTAGGTGAAAAGATTACAGATAAAGGTATCGGTAATGGTATTTCACTTTTAATTATGGTGGGTATTATTGCAACGATGCCTATATCATTTGTACAAGAATGGGTAGCTCGTGTTAATGAGTCAAACGGTGGTTTAATCATGATACTCATAGAGTTAGTGATTTGGTTTGTTATTATCTTGTTGTGTATTTTACTTGTTATGGCAGTACGTCAAGTGCCGGTTTCATATGCAAGAAGAACAGCGACTGGAGCCTATGAAAAAAATGTTTTTGGTAGTAGACAATTTTTACCACTAAAACTTAACGCTTCTGGGGTAATGCCTATTATCTTTGCGCAGGCAATTATGTTTGTTCCTGGGTTGATAGGTGGTGCAAGTTTCTTGGCAGATACCACTGCTGGAACTTGGTTACAAACCAACTTCGGAAATAACATTTTTGGTTTTTGGTATAACCTTGTGTTTGCATTATTGATTATTGTTTTTACATATTTCTATACAGCAATCACAGTACCTACTAATAAAATGGCAGATGATTTAAAACGTAGTGGTGGCTTTATAGCTGGCATACGTCCAGGATCTGAAACTGCTGAATATTTAGATAGAATAATGTCGCAGATTACTCTTCCGGGTTCTGTGTTTCTTGCTCTTATCGCTATATTTCCTGCAGTAGCAGTTAATGTATTAGGTATGCAACAAGGATGGGCATTGTTTTATGGAGGTACATCACTATTAATTATGGTTGGTGTAGCTATAGATACTATGCAACAAGTAAATTCTTATCTTTTGAATAAGCATTACGATGGTCTTATGAAATCAGGTAAAAACCGAAAAGCAGTAGCATAA